One Rhodothermales bacterium genomic region harbors:
- a CDS encoding DUF4230 domain-containing protein yields MGLLSARPLWRSIAGFLLAVGALSIVLWLLRPRWDETVIRQSVITTIQSEAPASFYVTGMLRLAATSEVADTRVLFPDLLPLSLGTTRATVRLPGSVAYGFDVSALAPANVTFHDDGVIEVALPDLRVFSVEPDLNAMEIQTEVGWARTHAGSGQTATRAAIVLAQDVLRQQAESHLSTSDQPRINTAIALQDLLTPVLQSAGLDDPQFSFRIGPHLVMQPGG; encoded by the coding sequence ATGGGACTTCTTTCCGCACGCCCGCTCTGGCGCTCGATTGCCGGATTCCTGCTGGCCGTCGGCGCCCTATCGATTGTTCTCTGGCTGTTGCGGCCACGGTGGGACGAAACCGTCATCCGGCAGTCGGTCATCACGACGATCCAGTCTGAAGCTCCCGCCTCCTTCTACGTGACTGGCATGCTGCGACTGGCGGCCACAAGCGAGGTGGCGGATACGAGAGTTCTTTTTCCTGATCTCCTCCCCCTGAGTCTTGGTACGACACGTGCGACCGTGCGGCTGCCGGGTTCGGTCGCTTACGGGTTTGACGTCTCTGCGCTCGCACCTGCGAATGTGACCTTCCACGACGACGGCGTGATCGAGGTCGCGCTGCCGGATCTGCGGGTTTTCTCGGTCGAGCCCGACCTTAATGCCATGGAAATCCAGACGGAGGTCGGATGGGCACGCACCCACGCCGGCAGCGGACAGACGGCTACGCGCGCAGCAATCGTCCTGGCGCAGGACGTTCTGAGGCAGCAGGCCGAGTCCCATCTCAGTACAAGCGATCAACCACGAATCAACACGGCGATCGCTCTGCAGGATCTTCTGACTCCTGTGCTTCAGTCGGCAGGTCTGGATGACCCGCAGTTCAGTTTTCGCATCGGCCCACACCTCGTGATGCAGCCAGGCGGGTGA
- the nhaA gene encoding Na+/H+ antiporter NhaA — translation MATSVPTSPGRVTLLRPFQEFFRLEVAGGILLISCAVVALAWANSPWSESYFELWQTTVTAGAGSLVISKPLLLWINDGLMAIFFFVVGLEIKREVLVGELSSPKQAALPLVAAVGGMVVPALAYIAFNAGTPTAQGWGVPMATDIAFALGVLALLGSRAPLALKIFLTALAIVDDLGAVLVIALFYTAEISWGSLIVAAGFLLALVAMNRLGVRRTAIYVVLGVGLWVAFLKSGVHATIAGVLLALTIPARRKIDASAFRERAQELIGLFAQDEQPGQSEPTADQRDAVHALEESCEHIETPLARMEHALHGWVAFGIMPVFALANAGVAFGSDVWAAFGASVTLGVMFGLFAGKQVGVLFFSWLAVRMGWAVMPAGITWRHIYGVSCLTGIGFTMALFIANLAFLDAAVLDQAKIGIFAASVLAGLVGWLVLRTTPVADHDGASA, via the coding sequence ATGGCAACCAGTGTTCCGACGTCACCGGGTCGCGTGACCCTTCTGCGGCCCTTCCAGGAGTTCTTCAGGCTGGAGGTTGCGGGCGGCATTTTACTGATCTCCTGTGCGGTGGTAGCGCTCGCGTGGGCGAACTCTCCGTGGTCGGAGTCTTATTTCGAACTCTGGCAGACAACGGTGACCGCAGGTGCGGGCAGCCTTGTGATCTCGAAGCCACTGCTGCTCTGGATCAACGACGGACTGATGGCCATCTTCTTCTTCGTAGTCGGTCTCGAAATAAAGCGAGAGGTGCTGGTCGGAGAACTGAGCTCTCCGAAGCAGGCTGCCCTTCCACTGGTGGCGGCGGTCGGTGGCATGGTCGTTCCGGCACTGGCGTACATAGCTTTTAATGCGGGCACTCCCACAGCACAGGGCTGGGGCGTTCCAATGGCTACCGATATCGCCTTTGCACTGGGAGTTCTGGCGTTGCTTGGATCGCGTGCCCCGTTAGCGCTCAAGATTTTTCTCACGGCGCTCGCTATTGTTGACGACCTGGGTGCCGTGCTGGTTATTGCGCTGTTCTACACGGCTGAGATTTCCTGGGGTAGTCTCATTGTGGCTGCAGGATTTCTTCTGGCTCTTGTCGCCATGAATCGCCTGGGAGTTCGTCGGACCGCTATCTACGTAGTGCTGGGAGTCGGACTCTGGGTGGCATTCCTGAAGTCGGGTGTGCATGCGACGATTGCGGGCGTATTGTTGGCCTTGACCATTCCGGCACGTCGGAAGATCGACGCATCGGCGTTCCGTGAAAGGGCGCAGGAGTTGATCGGTTTGTTTGCGCAGGACGAGCAGCCGGGACAGAGCGAGCCGACTGCTGACCAGCGCGATGCGGTGCATGCGCTGGAGGAATCTTGCGAGCACATCGAGACGCCGCTCGCGCGCATGGAACATGCCCTGCACGGCTGGGTGGCGTTTGGCATCATGCCGGTGTTTGCGCTGGCAAATGCGGGAGTCGCCTTTGGCAGCGATGTCTGGGCGGCTTTTGGAGCCTCGGTCACCCTGGGCGTAATGTTCGGCCTGTTTGCGGGCAAGCAGGTGGGCGTACTCTTCTTCTCCTGGCTGGCCGTGCGGATGGGATGGGCCGTCATGCCGGCGGGTATCACATGGCGCCACATTTACGGAGTGAGTTGCTTGACCGGCATCGGCTTCACAATGGCCCTTTTCATTGCCAATCTTGCCTTCCTCGACGCGGCAGTGTTGGACCAGGCGAAGATCGGCATCTTTGCCGCTTCGGTTCTTGCGGGACTCGTGGGTTGGCTGGTGCTGCGGACGACACCTGTGGCCGATCATGACGGTGCGTCCGCTTGA